Genomic window (Nitrosophilus kaiyonis):
TTAAATGTTTTACTTAATTTAAAAAATGATATTGCAGATTTGGATTTTGAATATCTTTGCAATGAGTGTAAAAGTATCTTTCCAATCTCTTTTACAAGATGTCCTAACTGCTTAAGTCCAAAGAGTCCAACAGTTGAATTTATCCTAACAAAAAAAAGAGCAATAAATGAAGAAAATATATCTATTTAGTGATGGCTCCTCTTTAGGAAATCCTGGTCCTGGAGGATATTGTGCAATATTAAGATATAAAAATCATGAAAAAATCATAAAAGGAGGAGAGAAAGAGACAACAAACAATAGGATGGAGCTAAAAGCAGTTATTGAAGCTTTAAAGCAGCTAAAAGAGCCTTGTGAAATAGAGCTTTATAGTGATTCAAATTATGTTGTTAAAGCAATTAATGAGTGGCTTGATAGTTGGATAAAAAAAGATTTTAAAAATGTTAAAAATGTTGATTTGTGGAAAGAGTTTTTAAAATATAGTAAACCCCATAAAATCAAAGCATATTGGGTAAAAGGACATAGTGGTCATACAGAGAATGAAATATGTGATAAAATTGCAAGAGAGATTGCAGCAAAATATAAAAGTTAGAAAGTTGGAAAGTTAGAAAGTTAGAAATTTTTTTTCTCACTCTCTAACTCTCTTACTTTCTCACATAGTGTGAGGAGAAAAAATGCCACAAAATTTAAAAGATTTTGAAGAGAAACTTGGATATAGATTTAAAAATAAGCAGCTATTAATAGAAGCTTTAACCCACAAAAGCTATAAAAAGCCTTATAATAATGAAAGACTTGAATTTTTAGGCGATGCAGTATTAGACCTTGTAGTTGGAGAATATCTTTATTTTAAATTTCCAAATGCAAATGAGGGAGAGCTTTCTAAAATGAGAGCCTCTTTAGTTAATGAAGAAGGGTTTGCTAAGCTTGCTAAAGAGCTGGATTTAGGAAAATATATCTTTATTTCAGCTGCAGAAGAGAATAATAATGGTAGAAATAAGCCATCTTTATTATCAAATGCTTTTGAAGCTGTTATGGGTGCTATATATCTTGAGAGTGGTTTAGATGAGGTAAAAAAGATTACATTAAAACTTCTTGAAAAGATTTATCCAAAAATTGATCTTGACTCTTTGTTTAAAGATTATAAAACTTCATTGCAAGAATTAACGCAAGCAAAATTTGGAACAACTCCTGAATATAAACTTGTTAGCTCTTATGGACCTGATCATAAAAAAGAGTTTGAAGTTGCAGTTTTATTACATGGTGAAGAGCTATCTGTAGCAAAAGGAAAAAGTAAAAAAGCTGCCCAGCAAGAAGCAGCTAAAAAAGCACTTGAAATTTTGAAGAAAAGAGATTAGTTTTAGTGATAGTGAATATGCATTTTTGAGAGGAAATTATGAATAGTTTTGGTATTCGTTTTAGATTTACAACTTTTGGAGAATCACACGGCAAGGCAATTGGATGTGTTGTTGATGGAGTTCCTGCAGGGCTTAATATAGATGAAGATTTTATCCAAAGTGAGCTTGATAGAAGAAGACCTGGAAAGAATGAGTTTGCAACCCAAAGAAAAGAAGAAGACAAAGTTGAAATTTTAAGTGGAGTTTTTGAAGGAAAATCTACAGGTTCTCCGATTGCTATGGTTATTTTCAATAAAAACCAAAAAAGCAAAGATTACTCAAATATAAAAGATATTTTTAGACCAGGTCATGCAGATTTTACATATTGGCATAAATATGGCATCAGAGATTATAGGGGTGGAGGAAGAAGCAGTGCAAGAGAGACAGCTGCAAGAGTAGCTGCTGGTGCTATTGCAAAGCTTATTTTAAAAGAGATTGGTGTTGAGATTGAAGCTGGTATTTTTGAGATTGCTGGAATAAAAGCAAAAAAACTCGATTTTGAGTATGCAAAAAAAAGTGAAATATATGCACTTGATAAAGATGTTGAAGAGGAGCAAAAAAGAGCTATAATTGAAGCGAAAAAAGAGCATGATAGTGTTGGTGGAGCAGTTTTTGTAAGAGCAAAAAATGTCCCAATTGGCCTTGGCGAGCCAATCTATTATAAACTTGATGCAGTCTTAGCTGAAGCAATGATGAGTATTAATGCAGCAAAAGCTGTAGAGATTGGATTAGGAATTGAGAGTTCAAGGATAAAAGGCAGTCAAAACAATGATCAAATAAACAAAAATGGTTTTTTAAGCAATAATGCTGGAGGAATTCTAGGTGGTATTAGTAATGGAGAGCCAATTGAGTTAAAAGTATATTTTAAGCCAACTCCATCCATATTTAAAAAACAAAAAACAATAGATATTTATGGAAATGAAGTTGAATTTGAACTAAAAGGAAGACATGATCCTTGTGTTGCGATTAGAGGAAGTGTTGTGTGTGAGGCTATGATGGCTTTGGTTTTGGTAGATATGCTTTTATTAAATACCACTTCAAAACTTGAAAATATAAAAAAAATATATCTTTAATATTAAATTAAAAAAGTGTGGGTTGAAGAGATTTTGGCTTAAAGCTTTTTCTATGAACGCTTGTTAATCCATACTTTTTTATCTCGTCTATATGCTCTTTTGTTCCATACCCTTTATGTTTGCAAAATTTAAAATTTGGATATTTTTTTTCTAAATCACACATTATTTTATCTCTAGTAACTTTGGCTAAGATTGAAGCTGCCATAACCTCTTTTATTTTAGAATCTGCTTTTATTATTGGTTCAACTTTTTCTACACCAAATTTTGAGTTTCCATCGAATATATATTTATGAGCTTTTAATGAAGATATAATCTCTTTTAAAGCCTTATTAATGCATGCTGAAAGTCCAAAGGAATCAATCTCTTGATTTTCAATTATTACGATTTTATATTTGGAAGATTTTTTTATCTTTTCAAAAAGCTCTTCTCTTTTTTTTGGAGTGATTTTTTTTGAATCATTTAAATTATCTATATCATTGTTCAAAATTACACCAGCAACAACTAAAGGTCCAGCAAGTGGTCCACGTCCAGCTTCATCTATACCACAGATAATCATTTTATTATTCTTTTTAGTTGATTATATCAAAATCTATTATTCAAATTCACTTAATGCCCATTCATAAAAAGGTACAACATCAACTTTTATATCTTTTTCATAAAAAGAGAAACTATTTGTTACTGATACAACTTTTATTTTTTGCACATCCAGTTCTTTTAGATATTTGTAAGCTTTGATTACTTTTTTTTCTATTGTTACTTCATTTCCAAAGGGAATAGAAAAAATTGCCTCATTTTTTGAAGGAATATAAAAATCTATCTGATCATAATAAAATATATCCTCAATTTTTTTATATAGCTCTAAAAAAACCATATTTTCGAAAATTTTTGGAAACTCTTTTGATAAACTAAGATAATTTTTGATTGCAAAATCGTATAGATAAATCTTTTTTGCTGCTGCTGGATGTTTATATTTTTGTATCAAATAAAAATATCTGTTTTGTAGATTTTCAAATTTTTCATAAAATCTATCTTTAGAAATCTTCATTTTTGATTTTAACTTTGTAAAAATATGGTATGCACTTGTTTTGTGTCCCTGAAATTGTGAGAGTTCTTTAAATATCATCAATTCATCATTTGAAAATGTTAAGTGTAAAATTTCAAAAAATCTTTCCTCTTTTTTATATTCTAATATATTTGAAATTTCGGGAAAAGTTCCATTTTTCAAAAAATTATTAAATACAGTTTTTATATCTGTAGCTCTATCAAAAGCAATATACTCTTCAAAATCTAAAAGATTTAATTTTATCTTTTCAAAACCATTTATATCAATATTTTCTTGTGATGAAATAATTATCTGTTCAGCTTTTGGTATTTTAAAATTTTTATCTTTCAAATTTTCTAATACAACTAATTTAATATTATTATCATTTATAAATTTTTGAAGATTTTGTTGTAGAGAATTTAAATCTATTCTAAAATCATTTAAATCAATATATAAATAGTTTTTATTAGATCTATAAATATAATCTTTGATTAAAAAACTTTTTCCACAAAATTTTACACCTGTAATAATATAATTTTTATTATCAGATAGTTTGATTTTTCTCTCTATATATGGTAATTTTTTAATTTTTTTCTCAAAAAGAAACTCTAATTGCTCCATTTGTAATCCTTTCCTTTTTAGAAGGAAATAAATTTTAAAAATTTTACCATAAAATATTGACTATTTGAAAAAAAACTCTTATAATTTCCACTCCAAAATTGGGCATTTAATGCCGAGTTCTTTTTACAAGGGAAGTTAATGGAAAAGATTAGACTTAAGCTACGCGCTTATGATCACAGGGTTTTAGATAGAAGTGTTGCAGCGATTGTAGAGGCTGTTAAGAGAACAGGTGCAGAGATTCGTGGTCCGATTCCACTACCTACAAAAATAAGAAGATATACAGTTCTTAGATCTCCACACATCAATAAAGATTCAAGAGAACAATTTGAAATTAGAATTCATTCAAGACTTATTGACATAGTGTCGGCGACACCAGATACGGTAGATTCGCTAATGAAGTTAGACTTGGCTCCTGAAGTGGATGTAGAAGTTAGGTCAATGGGTCAATAAGGGAGTAGTAGATGGAATTTATAGTAGAAAAAATAGGAATGAGCAGAACAATAAGTGTACCAAGTGTACCTGTTACACTGCTAAAAGTAAAAGATGCAAAAGTTTGCGAAATTTTTGAAGATGGAAGAGCTATAGTTGCTTATTCGCATGGAAAAAGAAAAAATAAGCCTATTGAGGGACAGCAAAAAAAATATGGATTATCTCCAGAATATAATAGATTTGCGACACTAAAAGTTGCAAATAGCGAAGCTGGTGATATTGATATAAGCGTTTTAGAGAATGCAAAAAAGATAAAAAGCTCTTTTACCTCTAAAGGTAGAGGTTTTGCTGGTGTTATGAAAAGATGGAATTTTGGTGGTGGTCCAAGAAGCCACGGTTCA
Coding sequences:
- a CDS encoding AAA family ATPase, with protein sequence MEQLEFLFEKKIKKLPYIERKIKLSDNKNYIITGVKFCGKSFLIKDYIYRSNKNYLYIDLNDFRIDLNSLQQNLQKFINDNNIKLVVLENLKDKNFKIPKAEQIIISSQENIDINGFEKIKLNLLDFEEYIAFDRATDIKTVFNNFLKNGTFPEISNILEYKKEERFFEILHLTFSNDELMIFKELSQFQGHKTSAYHIFTKLKSKMKISKDRFYEKFENLQNRYFYLIQKYKHPAAAKKIYLYDFAIKNYLSLSKEFPKIFENMVFLELYKKIEDIFYYDQIDFYIPSKNEAIFSIPFGNEVTIEKKVIKAYKYLKELDVQKIKVVSVTNSFSFYEKDIKVDVVPFYEWALSEFE
- a CDS encoding ribonuclease HII; this encodes MIICGIDEAGRGPLAGPLVVAGVILNNDIDNLNDSKKITPKKREELFEKIKKSSKYKIVIIENQEIDSFGLSACINKALKEIISSLKAHKYIFDGNSKFGVEKVEPIIKADSKIKEVMAASILAKVTRDKIMCDLEKKYPNFKFCKHKGYGTKEHIDEIKKYGLTSVHRKSFKPKSLQPTLF
- the aroC gene encoding chorismate synthase, whose product is MNSFGIRFRFTTFGESHGKAIGCVVDGVPAGLNIDEDFIQSELDRRRPGKNEFATQRKEEDKVEILSGVFEGKSTGSPIAMVIFNKNQKSKDYSNIKDIFRPGHADFTYWHKYGIRDYRGGGRSSARETAARVAAGAIAKLILKEIGVEIEAGIFEIAGIKAKKLDFEYAKKSEIYALDKDVEEEQKRAIIEAKKEHDSVGGAVFVRAKNVPIGLGEPIYYKLDAVLAEAMMSINAAKAVEIGLGIESSRIKGSQNNDQINKNGFLSNNAGGILGGISNGEPIELKVYFKPTPSIFKKQKTIDIYGNEVEFELKGRHDPCVAIRGSVVCEAMMALVLVDMLLLNTTSKLENIKKIYL
- the rnc gene encoding ribonuclease III is translated as MPQNLKDFEEKLGYRFKNKQLLIEALTHKSYKKPYNNERLEFLGDAVLDLVVGEYLYFKFPNANEGELSKMRASLVNEEGFAKLAKELDLGKYIFISAAEENNNGRNKPSLLSNAFEAVMGAIYLESGLDEVKKITLKLLEKIYPKIDLDSLFKDYKTSLQELTQAKFGTTPEYKLVSSYGPDHKKEFEVAVLLHGEELSVAKGKSKKAAQQEAAKKALEILKKRD
- the rplC gene encoding 50S ribosomal protein L3 yields the protein MEFIVEKIGMSRTISVPSVPVTLLKVKDAKVCEIFEDGRAIVAYSHGKRKNKPIEGQQKKYGLSPEYNRFATLKVANSEAGDIDISVLENAKKIKSSFTSKGRGFAGVMKRWNFGGGPRSHGSRFHRRTGSVGNCEWPGRIQPGQKMPGHYGNEKITVQNEIVSFDPENKILVVKGSIPGPNGALGRIRIVK
- the rpsJ gene encoding 30S ribosomal protein S10; translated protein: MEKIRLKLRAYDHRVLDRSVAAIVEAVKRTGAEIRGPIPLPTKIRRYTVLRSPHINKDSREQFEIRIHSRLIDIVSATPDTVDSLMKLDLAPEVDVEVRSMGQ
- the rnhA gene encoding ribonuclease HI yields the protein MKKIYLFSDGSSLGNPGPGGYCAILRYKNHEKIIKGGEKETTNNRMELKAVIEALKQLKEPCEIELYSDSNYVVKAINEWLDSWIKKDFKNVKNVDLWKEFLKYSKPHKIKAYWVKGHSGHTENEICDKIAREIAAKYKS